The following coding sequences are from one Caminibacter pacificus window:
- a CDS encoding PAS domain-containing protein: protein MKIKPINEEVRFEDVNPTERPVVSKTDIRGIITYTNSMFRALSGYEKGEMIGRPHNIVRHPDMPKKVFEEMWDTILNGKKWSGIIKNLRKDGRYYWVEAFIEPIFDENGKIIGFVSARRKVSDELKKEYEKIYQKMREENK from the coding sequence ATGAAAATAAAACCTATAAACGAAGAAGTAAGATTTGAAGATGTAAATCCAACAGAAAGACCGGTAGTGTCAAAAACCGATATTAGAGGAATAATTACCTACACCAACTCGATGTTTAGAGCGTTATCAGGTTACGAAAAAGGAGAAATGATAGGCAGACCTCATAATATAGTAAGACATCCTGATATGCCTAAAAAAGTTTTTGAAGAGATGTGGGATACGATTTTAAACGGCAAAAAATGGTCAGGCATTATTAAGAATCTAAGAAAAGACGGAAGATATTATTGGGTAGAAGCATTTATAGAACCAATTTTTGACGAGAACGGAAAAATCATAGGATTTGTATCTGCAAGAAGAAAAGTAAGCGACGAACTAAAAAAAGAATATGAAAAAATTTATCAAAAAATGAGAGAAGAAAATAAATAA